The Populus alba chromosome 4, ASM523922v2, whole genome shotgun sequence genome contains a region encoding:
- the LOC118039697 gene encoding uncharacterized protein isoform X1, with protein sequence MSSDTRSQSRSRSRSRSPMDRRIRSDRFSYRGAPYRRESRRGYSQSNLCKNCKRPGHYARECPNVAICHNCGLPGHIASECTTKSLCWNCREPGHMASNCPNEGICHTCGKAGHRAKECTAPPMPPGDLRLCNNCYKQGHIAADCTNDKACNNCRKTGHLARECPNEPICNMCNVAGHVARQCPKSNMLGDRGGMRSSGYQDIVCRNCHQYGHMSRDCMGPLMICHNCGGRGHRAIECPSGRMMDRYPQRFYR encoded by the exons ATGAGTTCTGACACTAGGAGCCAAAGCAGGAGCAGGAGCAGGAGCAGGAGCCCAATGGATCGTAGGATCCGCTCCGATCGCTTTTCCTATCGTGGTGCACCTTACAGACGAGAGTCACGTCGGGGTTACAG CCAAAGCAATCTGTGCAAGAACTGCAAACGACCAGGTCATTATGCTAGAGAGTGCCCCAATGTGGCAATTTGTCACAACTGTGGCCTTCCCGG GCATATTGCTTCAGAATGCACCACAAAATCTTTATGTTGGAACTGTCGGGAACCTGGGCACATGGCCAGCAATTGTCCAAATGAGGGAATATGCCACACCTGTGGAAAGGCTGGGCATCGAGCTAAAGAGTGCACAGCTCCACCCATGCCACCTGGGGACTTGAGGTTATGCAACAACTGCTATAAGCAAGGCCATATTGCAGCTGACTGTACAAATGACAAAGCATGCAACAACTGTAGGAAAACAGGTCACCTTGCACGTGAGTGCCCCAATGAGCCTATTTGCAACATGTGCAATGTTGCTGGGCATGTAGCTAGGCAGTGCCCAAAATCGAACATGCTTGGAGATCGGGGAGGCATGCGCAGCAGTGGTTACCAAGACATTGTATGCAGGAACTGCCACCAGTATGGACATATGAGCAGGGATTGCATGGGCCCTCTGATGATCTGTCACAACTGTGGGGGCCGAGGACACCGGGCAATTGAGTGCCCTTCCGGGAGGATGATGGACCGCTATCCACAGAGGTTCTACCGTTGA
- the LOC118039699 gene encoding protein FMP32, mitochondrial, whose product MALCNRVVKSGVNSAILFPKSRVIHTSSSSSNRFDYRQVSQLVKPNNKRAFLVDTLALVRGLEAQGVPSKQAEAITAAITEVLNDSLENVAHCFVSKAGMQKSEMIQESNLSKFKSEVQSSQEHHFSMLQREIEKLRGDIEKMSSELRHEIDKVTAGQRLDLNLERGRIRDELANQNAETTSLTNKLDREIHALRAHLEAAKYDVIKYCIGTLVSICAVGIATVRILL is encoded by the exons atggcTCTTTGCAATCGAGTGGTTAAATCAGGCGTTAATTCTGCGATTCTCTTTCCAAAATCTCGAGTGATTCACACGTCATCTTCTTCGTCGAACAGATTTGATTACCGCCAGGTTTCGCAGCTCGTTAAACCTAACAATAAACGCGCATTTCTCGTTGATACGTTAGCACTG GTGAGAGGATTGGAAGCTCAAGGCGTGCCGTCGAAGCAAGCGGAGGCGATAACGGCTGCGATTACTGAAGTGTTGAATGATAGTTTGGAGAATGTGGCTCATTGTTTTGTTTCCAAGGCTGGAATGCAGAAG AGTGAAATGATTCAGGAATCGAACCTGTCCAAATTTAAATCTGAAGTACAGAGTTCTCAG GAGCATCATTTTTCTATGTTGCAACGTGAGATTGAAAAATTACGAGGTGACATCGAGAAAATGAGCAGTGAACTGAG GCATGAAATCGACAAGGTCACTGCTGGACAGCGTTTGGATTTGAATCTCGAAAGAGG GCGCATCCGTGACGAGCTAGCTAATCAAAATGCAGAAACCACCAGTCTCACAAACAAGCTTGATCGG GAAATTCATGCATTAAGAGCACACTTGGAAGCAGCCAAATATGATGTGATTAAATACTGCATAGGTACCCTCGTATCCATATGTGCAGTTGGAATTGCAACAGTACGTATCTTGTTGTAG
- the LOC118039697 gene encoding uncharacterized protein isoform X2, translating to MASNCPNEGICHTCGKAGHRAKECTAPPMPPGDLRLCNNCYKQGHIAADCTNDKACNNCRKTGHLARECPNEPICNMCNVAGHVARQCPKSNMLGDRGGMRSSGYQDIVCRNCHQYGHMSRDCMGPLMICHNCGGRGHRAIECPSGRMMDRYPQRFYR from the coding sequence ATGGCCAGCAATTGTCCAAATGAGGGAATATGCCACACCTGTGGAAAGGCTGGGCATCGAGCTAAAGAGTGCACAGCTCCACCCATGCCACCTGGGGACTTGAGGTTATGCAACAACTGCTATAAGCAAGGCCATATTGCAGCTGACTGTACAAATGACAAAGCATGCAACAACTGTAGGAAAACAGGTCACCTTGCACGTGAGTGCCCCAATGAGCCTATTTGCAACATGTGCAATGTTGCTGGGCATGTAGCTAGGCAGTGCCCAAAATCGAACATGCTTGGAGATCGGGGAGGCATGCGCAGCAGTGGTTACCAAGACATTGTATGCAGGAACTGCCACCAGTATGGACATATGAGCAGGGATTGCATGGGCCCTCTGATGATCTGTCACAACTGTGGGGGCCGAGGACACCGGGCAATTGAGTGCCCTTCCGGGAGGATGATGGACCGCTATCCACAGAGGTTCTACCGTTGA
- the LOC118039698 gene encoding zinc finger CCCH domain-containing protein 19: METEEEENSINPSRSSIELENESNLTTTITTTTTTTTDTESVAELNESNASQLRITDTDLLQQQSQPPQSQTQTTVVDMSDAQDFVVGDSGSVSPQHLVIEGREGEEFAEATEGSGEIEAPREVAEKEVENRDLAAKEERNEDVSGYANAGNNEMETETEGVAGVAAELETETSSQEVETMEEEVAEVKEELAEAENTENMENADVVEEKKEGADVVDKVEMDSVVNETKTVRVNEEEEERVENTEIYGVGDEMEAVEQREITDVVEEGKVEKTEVVADVARETEDVERVGMTEIVEEEKAEKIEVNDEKQSALQVEMTDIAEEMGEDEKNEMTDIAEEIMVAGQLETTDVAGGTEQAINEEGEAMETKMIDVAEEGDKEEDTEMEMAEKGNEGDDMADEAEGVGDGVEEVGRSGGGKRKRGKNAKTPSRATSKKKMEEDVCFICFDGGELVLCDRRGCSKAYHPSCVNRDEAFFRAKGRWNCGWHLCSNCVKNAYYMCYTCTFSLCKGCIKDAVILCVRGNKGFCETCMKTIMLIERNEQGSKETVQVDFDDKSSWEYLFKDYWNDLKERLSLTPEELAQAKNPWKGSDSHTGKQELADELYDVHNDGGSGSDSSADAEVTTSRRRKPKKRLRSRAKEKDSPGSVSWAEGESEDESVEWASKELLEFVMHMKNGDKSACSQFDVQALLLDYIKRNKLRDPRRKSQIICDSRLENLFGKPRVGHFEMLKLLESHFLLKDDSQADDLQGSVVDTESSQLEADGNSDALMKASKDKRRKSRKKGEGRGLQSNIDDYAAINMHNINLIYLRRSLLEDLIEDTEAFHDKAVGSFVRIRISGNAQKQDLYRLVQVIGTSKAAEPYRVGKKMTSFMLEILNLNKTELVSIDIISNQEFTEDECKRLRQSIKCGLINRLTVGDIQEKAIAIQAVRVQDSLESEITRLSHLRDRASDMGHRKELRECVEKLQLLKTPEERQRRLEEIPEIHADPNMDPSHESDEDEGETEDKRQENSLRPRGSGFSRKGREPISPRKGGFTSNDTWGGSKSYSSTNRELSRNLSDKGFSSKGDDIGGGESVNENFWGQGREKQTQQSQSTNSTVISESVPGIALEISPSTPSTVVTQSAAKVNEAEKIWYYQDPSGKIQGPFSMVQLRKWSNTGYFPVDLRIWRNTGTKDDSILLTEALSGNFQRDPPAVDNSFLKTQLVQSPHLPSSFTGNIAQAAPVPVEVPKYSTDRWDSGTNLPSPTPGQTTPSLTKGKVFESQWSPTPAQPVGSALGANQSSVGNVELQGATVISGTPSKMSHGVSPLPKLEPGMLSISSNGSQMHSQSTLPVESPKVQVNSHMHSVLDPSGTSVNATVDMRSLQNLVQPGTSGNSLVGTHGWGAGSIPRPEMYASHAITGAGSQAWGSTQLQKPEANNLVSMPSQPSAYSNWGNAQTSVRNPSSSLTTGNPSGVSPVPSTGTNPWRAPVPGPSNIQPSVPSSGPWGMGITDNQGATPRQGPENQNTSWGPIPGNQNMGWGVSLPPNSNQGWAVPGQVPSAGNVNPGWGAPVQGQAPGNANPAWGGAPVQGQAPGNAFSGWGPSGQGPAPTNANTGWVPPSQGPPPPPPNANTNWPVPTGNAGTWGSDANQNGDRDRFSSQRDRGSHGGDSGYGGGKQWNRQSSFNRSRDSPRPPFKGQRICKYHEHGHCKKGASCDYMHN, translated from the exons ATGGAAaccgaagaagaagagaattcaATAAACCCTTCAAGAAGTTCTATTGAACTCGAAAACGAATCTAATTTAACAACCACAATAACAActactacaacaacaacaacagacaCGGAGTCTGTGGCCGAGTTGAACGAGTCGAATGCGTCTCAACTACGTATTACTGATACCGATTTACTACAACAACAATCACAACCGCCACAATCTCAAACACAAACAACAGTTGTCGATATGAGCGATGCTCAGGATTTTGTTGTAGGCGACTCTGGATCGGTTTCTCCTCAACATTTGGTGATCGAGGGACGCGAAGGCGAGGAGTTCGCGGAGGCTACAGAGGGGAGTGGAGAGATTGAGGCACCGCGAGAGGTTGCTGAGAAAGAAGTGGAAAATAGAGATTTGGCTGCTAAAGAGGAGAGGAATGAGGATGTGAGCGGTTATGCGAATGCTGGAAACAATGAAATGGAGACCGAAACTGAGGGCGTTGCTGGCGTGGCAGCGGAATTAGAGACCGAGACATCGAGTCAGGAAGTAGAGACAATGGAAGAGGAAGTAGCTGAAGTGAAAGAGGAATTGGCAGAAGCTGAGAATACTGAGAATATGGAGAATGCGGATGTAgtggaagagaaaaaagagggtGCGGACGTGGTGGACAAGGTGGAGATGGATAGTGTGGTGAATGAAACTAAAACTGTGAGGGTgaacgaagaagaagaggagagagtGGAGAATACGGAAATATATGGTGTGGGGGATGAAATGGAGGCGGTGGAGCAGAGGGAAATAACTGACGTTGTGGAGGAAGGGAAAGTGGAGAAGACAGAAGTTGTTGCTGATGTTGCAAGGGAAACGGAGGATGTGGAGCGGGTTGGAATGACTGAGATTGTGGAGGAAGAGAAGGCGGAGAAGATAGAAGTTAATGACGAAAAGCAGTCAGCATTGCAGGTTGAAATGACAGACATTGCAGAGGAAATGGGAGAAGATGAGAAAAATGAAATGACAGACATTGCAGAGGAAATTATGGTGGCAGGGCAATTAGAAACAACTGATGTTGCGGGAGGGACAGAGCAGGCTATTAACGAGGAAGGGGAAGCTATGGAGACAAAAATGATTGACGTGGCAGAGGAAGGTGATAAGGAAGAGGATACAGAAATGGAAATGGCAGAGAAAGGGAATGAAGGAGATGATATGGCAGATGAAGCTGAAGGAGTGGGGGACGGAGTTGAAGAAGTGGGTAGAAGTGGTGGTGGGAAGAGGAAGCGGGGAAAGAATGCTAAAACTCCCTCTAGAGCAACATCGAAGAAAAAGATGGAGGAGGATGTCtgtttcatttgttttgatGGAGGTGAACTTGTGCTGTGTGATCGCAG GGGTTGCTCTAAGGCTTATCATCCTTCTTGTGTTAATCGAGATGAGGCTTTCTTTCGGGCAAAAGGTCGATGGAATTGTG gTTGGCATCTATGTAGCAACTGTGTGAAGAATGCCTACTATATGTGCTATACTTGTACCTTTTCCTTGTGCAAGGGATGCATTAAAGATGCTGTCATATTATGTGTAAGAGGTAACAAGGGCTTCTGTGAGACATGCATGAAAACTATCATGTTGATTGAAAGGAATGAGCAAGGAAGCAAGGAAACG gTTCAAGTAGATTTTGATGACAAAAGCAGCTGGGAGTATCTCTTCAAGGATTATTGGAATGATTTAAAAGAGAGGCTCTCTCTAACACCGGAAGAACTTGCTCAGGCTAAAAATCCATGGAAAGGTTCTGATTCACATACTGGAAAGCAGGAATTGGCTGATGAGCTTTATGATGTGCATAATGATGGAGGATCAGGATCAGACAGTTCTGCTGATGCAGAAGTCACCACCTCTAGAAGAAGGAAGCCTAAAAAACGGTTGAGGTCTCGTGCAAAGGAGAAGGATTCACCAGGCTCAGTATCATGGGCTGAAGGGGAATCTGAAGATGAAAGTGTTGAGTGGGCATCAAAGGAACTTTTGGAGTTTGTTATGCACATGAAGAATGGCGATAAATCTGCTTGTTCTCAATTTGATGTACAGGCTTTGCTGCTTGATTACATAAAAAGGAACAAACTTCGTGATCCTCGTCGCAAAAGTCAAATAATTTGTGATTCCAGGCTTGAGAATTTGTTTGGGAAACCACGCGTGGGGCATTTTGAAATGTTAAAGCTTCTTgaatctcattttcttttgaaagatgATTCTCAGGCAGATGATCTTCAAGGGAGTGTTGTTGACACTGAATCTAGTCAGTTGGAGGCTGATGGGAACTCTGATGCTCTTATGAAGGCAAGTAAGGATAAGCGACGAAAATCACGTAAAAAGGGTGAGGGGAGAGGACTGCAATCTAATATTGACGACTATGCAGCCATTAATATGCAcaatatcaatttgatttatttgcgACGTAGTCTTCTGGAAGATCTAATTGAAGATACTGAAGCTTTTCATGATAAAGCTGTCGGATCTTTTGTGAGAATAAGAATATCCGGCAATGCTCAAAAGCAAGATTTATATCGGTTGGTCCAAGTTATAG GTACAAGCAAAGCTGCCGAGCCTTACAGAGTTGGCAAAAAGATGACTAGCTTTATGCtggaaatattaaatttaaacaagaCAGAGCTTGTATCAATTGATATAATCTCAAATCAAGAATTCACAGAG GATGAGTGCAAGCGTCTGCGCCAGAGCATAAAATGTGGACTTATCAATCGGTTGACTGTG GGCGACATTCAGGAAAAGGCCATTGCAATCCAGGCAGTCAGAGTTCAGGAT TCCTTGGAGTCAGAGATTACACGTCTCAGTCATCTCCGTGATCGAGCTAGTGATATGGGACACAGAAAGGA GCTTAGAGAATGCGTAGAGAAGCTGCAGCTTCTAAAAACACCTGAGGAGCGGCAGCGTAGATTGGAAGAAATTCCAGAAATACACGCAGACCCAAATATGGATCCAAGTCATGAATCTGATGAAGATGAAGGCGAGACAGAAGATAAGAGACAAG AGAACTCTCTCAGACCTAGAGGTAGTGGCTTTAGCAGGAAAGGGAGGGAGCCAATTTCCCCCCGAAAAGGAGGTTTTACGTCAAATGATACCTGGGGTGGATCAAAAAGTTATTCAAGCACTAATCGGGAGCTAAGCAGAAACTTGTCTGATAAAGGTTTCTCAAGCAAAGGGGATGACATTGGAGGTGGTGAGTCTGTGAATGAGAATTTCTGGGGTcaaggaagagaaaaacaaacacagcagTCCCAGAGTACTAATTCTACGGTAATATCAGAATCTGTTCCTGGGATTGCCCTAGAGATTTCACCTTCAACTCCATCTACAGTGGTCACACAATCTGCTGCCAAAGTGAATGAAGCAGAAAAAATATGGTACTATCAGGATCCATCTGGAAAAATTCAAGGACCATTTTCGATGGTGCAGCTGCGGAAATGGAGTAATACTGGATATTTTCCTGTTGATTTGAGGATATGGAGAAATACTGGGACGAAAGATGACTCCATACTTTTGACTGAAGCACTGTCTGGAAATTTCCAGAGAGACCCTCCAGCAGTGGACAATAGTTTCCTAAAGACTCAATTGGTTCAGAGTCCGCATCTACCATCATCATTTACAGGGAATATAGCCCAAGCTGCTCCGGTTCCAGTTGAGGTCCCCAAGTACTCTACGGATAGGTGGGATTCTGGGACAAACCTCCCTTCTCCAACTCCAGGCCAAACAACCCCAAGTTTGACAAAGGGGAAAGTGTTTGAAAGCCAATGGTCACCAACTCCTGCTCAACCAGTGGGTTCTGCCTTGGGAGCCAATCAATCCTCAGTAGGCAATGTAGAACTGCAAGGTGCTACTGTTATCTCAGGGACTCCATCAAAAATGTCTCATGGAGTGAGCCCATTGCCCAAGTTAGAACCAGGCATGCTTTCAATATCTTCAAATGGTTCTCAAATGCATTCTCAATCAACGTTGCCAGTTGAATCACCCAAGGTACAGGTCAATTCCCATATGCATTCAGTACTTGATCCCAGTGGAACTTCAGTTAACGCAACTGTTGATATGAGAAGTCTCCAGAACCTAGTTCAGCCAGGGACTAGTGGCAACTCCCTTGTTGGGACACATGGATGGGGGGCAGGTTCAATTCCAAGGCCAGAAATGTATGCCTCACATGCAATAACTGGGGCTGGATCTCAAGCATGGGGAAGTACCCAATTGCAGAAGCCAGAGGCAAATAATCTGGTTTCGATGCCCTCACAGCCCAGTGCATATAGTAACTGGGGCAATGCACAAACCTCTGTCCGGAACCCCTCTTCATCCTTGACCACAGGAAATCCAAGTGGGGTTTCCCCTGTGCCAAGCACGGGCACCAATCCTTGGAGAGCTCCTGTTCCAGGACCATCAAACATTCAACCTTCTGTTCCATCCAGCGGACCATGGGGCATGGGTATTACAGACAACCAAGGTGCTACTCCAAGGCAAGGGCCAGAAAACCAAAATACCAGTTGGGGACCAATTCCAGGAAATCAAAACATGGGCTGGGGAGTATCCTTACCTCCAAATTCAAATCAGGGGTGGGCTGTGCCTGGTCAGGTCCCATCAGCTGGAAATGTGAACCCTGGTTGGGGAGCTCCTGTCCAGGGACAAGCACCTGGAAATGCAAATCCTGCTTGGGGTGGTGCTCCTGTTCAGGGGCAAGCACCTGGAAATGCATTTTCAGGTTGGGGACCATCTGGTCAGGGGCCAGCACCAACAAATGCAAACACTGGTTGGGTACCACCCAGTCAAGGGCCGCCACCACCTCCTCCGAATGCAAATACAAATTGGCCAGTCCCTACTGGGAATGCAGGTACATGGGGAAGTGATGCAAATCAAAATGGAGATAGAGATAGGTTTTCGAGCCAAAGGGATAGAGGTTCTCATGGTGGAGATTCTGGTTATGGTGGAGGCAAGCAATGGAATAGGCAGTCATCATTTAACAGAAGCAGAGACTCCCCCAGGCCTCCATTTAAAGGGCAGAGAATCTGCAAATATCATGAACATGGGCATTGCAAAAAAGGAGCTTCATGTGATTATATGCATAATTAA